GGCTTGGCTGGCCCGAAATCAGGTCCGAGCGGCCATTATTGATGACCGGGTGAACGATCCGGATGGTGTGGCGAGGCAGATACGCCAGATCAGTGGGAATGCGTTGTTGCCGCTGATCTTGCTGACCCCTATCAATGCCGAGCGCAGCCAGTTGGCGGATATTCCGCCGCCGTCCCGGCGGATCTATAAACCGATCAAGCTTGAGGCTATCCAGCAGAGCTTGAACCAGCTTATTCGGCAGGAACCGTCTGTGCCAACCCAACCGGTGCCGCGTCCGGCTCCAGCGGTTACCCCAAAACTGGGAGAATCCTATCCCACGCAGATTCTGTTGGCCGATGACAACCCGATCAATCTGCAAGTTGGGCTTAACCTGCTGCGGCGGATTGGTTGTTCCGCCGACACCGCTAGCGATGGTCAGGAGGTTCTAAACACCCTGTCCCAGAAGCGGTACGACATCCTGCTGCTGGACATCCAAATGCCTTTAATGGATGGTTTTGCGGTCGCCCAAAGAATTCGGCAGCAGGAGCGGGAGGCGAAACAGGCTGGCAACGGCGAGCCCAAGTTTCCCCTCGTAATTATCGCCATTACTGCCAACGTGATGCGTGGCGATTCGGAACGCATGATGGCAGTGGGGATGAATGATTACCTGGCCAAGCCGGTTGATTCCAGAGCGTTTGACACCACATTGACGCGTTGGATACGTCATGTTCATATGGCTCGCAGCATGGTCAATACCCGTGGGGTTCAGCCCCGTGCCGAGGAGGCGTTGCATTCCATGCCGGGTACAACTGCGAATGGGGCGTGTGCCCACCCAAACACCTTGGAGCGGGGAGCGGATCGGGAACCACCGGTGAACCTGACGCAGTTTCGGAAAATAGCTGGCACTTCCGAAGCGGAGGTGCGAAGCTTGCGGGAACTGTTTCTGGACCGGACTTCCGATCTGATGCGGCAACTTAAACAAGCGTTGGCGGACGGGAATACCGGGGAAGCCAAACGCCTGGCGCATAAAGGATCTGGCTCCAGCGGCACTTGTGGCATGCCCCCTCTGGCCGGGTTGCTGAGAGATACGGAACGCCTCAGTGAAGCCGGCCAGTTGGCGGACGCCAGGCTGGCCTTTGAGTCGGCGCAGTGCGAATTTGAACAGGTCCGTGAATTTTTGCAAAAAGTCATTTAAAGTAGTATGCCATTCGCTACCGCCAAGTTGCGCAAGCGCCTGCTGATCATTGAGGATGACGAGATCATCTCCAATGTGTATCGCAGCCGGTTTGAGCGCGCGGGGTATGAAGTAGAAATTTGCGCCGACGGGCAAAGCGGCTTTTATCGTCTCCATGAAAGCGTCTTCGATGCGGTGGTGTTGGACTTGATGTTGCCGCAGATGAACGGGGCGGATATTCTGGGTAAAATCCGTGTGCAGAAACGTTTTGAGACACTGCCGGTGATCGTGTTGACTAATTCGCACCTCTCGCAACTGGCCGACCGCGCCCGAAAGGCGGGCGCCAATGAAGTCTTCTCCAAAGCCACAACGACCCCGGCGCAAGTGGTCGCAGCAGTGAATAGCTGTCTGGGCATCCCCACGGTTGTCGCCAATGACCTGATACCCATGGAGGGAGGGACTTCTGCACCGACGGCTCCGGCAGGAAACCCTGCCATGCTCCGCAGCCACAACGAGACAAAGGTTCCGGCCCTTCCCCCCCCGTCCGCAGACGTAAATGAGGAACCCGCCTGGATTCTGGACCCACCGATGGATGAGGGAGGAGCCCGCCCCGCGCAGAATGACCGGCTGTTGGCGTTCGGCGAGGCGGTGGCGCCGACCAGAATCCCACTGGGTTTGAACCCGCCCGCTAAGACCCGCCAGGCGCTTTTGGAGGACCAGACCGGAACGGCGTCTGTGAACGGCATAATGGTTCCGAAAGAGTCTGACGTGCCGCCCCCCCCCTCTTTCATCAAAGGGATGCACGGGTGGCTCAAGACGCTGAACAAGACGGATAGCCAATTCAAGAAACTGGCCTGCCTGTATGAAATGGTCGGGCTAGTCCATCCGCTGACCGAAGGCATTTTGAGTTCAGATGCGCTGGCGCTGCGCCGGCTCGCTGAGGCGTTCGAGGCGTTGCTTTGGGAGCTTCACGAAAACCCGACGGTGATCACGCAATCCACCTTGATGACCTTGGCTAAGACGACTGATTATCTGGCCCAATTGCTGGAGCATCCTGAGGTGGCCCGGACGGTGACGCAGCCGGCGGTGTTGGTGGTGGATGACGACCTGTTTTCCCGGCGGGCTATGATCAAGGCATTAGAGCAGATCCAGATCAAGCCCATTGCCGAGGAAAGTCCGGAGTGCGCCTTGGAAAAAATGCAGCACACCGTCTTTGACTTGGTGATCACCGACGTTAATATGCCGGGCATGAGCGGATTTGACCTGTGCAAGCGGTTGCATGCCACGCCGGGTAACCGCGCCACGCCGGTTATCTTTGTGACCGTCCAAGATGATTTCCAGCGGCGTACTCAATCCGTGCTCAGTGGTGGAAACGAAATGATTGCCAAGCCTTATCTCTTGATGGAACTGGGCGTCAAAGCGCTCGTCCATCTGCTTAAGAAGCCGGCTGCAGGCGCTGGGACTTGAGGTCATGAAAATCAGTAAAATCAAACAACCAGTCGTGTCCTTGAGAATACGTTGGTTAGGCCAAACGGCTACGGGGTGTTTTTGCAATCTATGAGGCTCTCTATGGAATTCGCCTTGCTGGGTATGCCGGAAACTTCTTCCCTGGCTGAGTGTCAAGCTGCATACAATCGGCAGCGTGCCAATTGGCGGCGGCGAATCAATTTTGCAGTCTCCGAAAAACTGAAGGAAAAATCCCTAAGCGAATTAGCGAGACTGGACGAGGCGTTCGAGAAAATCCGTTCCGAATTGAGCACGGAGCATGAGGAACTGCAAAAGAAACTTGCCGGGGCGGAACAGGCGGAGGCCACGTTGCGCGCGGCTAACCAGAGCTTGTCCGCGCAGCTTGCGGCGTTGCAGCAGCAGCTCAGTGAGTCGGATAAGGTTAAGGCTGGTTCAGAGGAGGCCACCCGGAGCTTGCGCACTGAACACGAGGAGCTGCAAAAGAAACTTGCCGGGGCGGAACAGGCGGAGGCTGCGGTGCGCGAGGTCAACC
The sequence above is a segment of the Verrucomicrobiota bacterium genome. Coding sequences within it:
- a CDS encoding response regulator is translated as MPFATAKLRKRLLIIEDDEIISNVYRSRFERAGYEVEICADGQSGFYRLHESVFDAVVLDLMLPQMNGADILGKIRVQKRFETLPVIVLTNSHLSQLADRARKAGANEVFSKATTTPAQVVAAVNSCLGIPTVVANDLIPMEGGTSAPTAPAGNPAMLRSHNETKVPALPPPSADVNEEPAWILDPPMDEGGARPAQNDRLLAFGEAVAPTRIPLGLNPPAKTRQALLEDQTGTASVNGIMVPKESDVPPPPSFIKGMHGWLKTLNKTDSQFKKLACLYEMVGLVHPLTEGILSSDALALRRLAEAFEALLWELHENPTVITQSTLMTLAKTTDYLAQLLEHPEVARTVTQPAVLVVDDDLFSRRAMIKALEQIQIKPIAEESPECALEKMQHTVFDLVITDVNMPGMSGFDLCKRLHATPGNRATPVIFVTVQDDFQRRTQSVLSGGNEMIAKPYLLMELGVKALVHLLKKPAAGAGT
- a CDS encoding response regulator, translating into LYQVLLNPVSNAVKFTQQGEAVVEICRLQRWDDIPPGHRPNYVTKGGPPPAASSYLLVRVRDTGIGIPPEVLPSLFQAYVQANAHVQRKYGGTGLGLAISKKIIESLGGSIWVESVPAQGTTFSFCWPSRRVDGHSPAREPAVEAGRSANHRQATPGQAEKILIIENGTANRAYLQAEVQRMQFAPMAYANPQEALAWLARNQVRAAIIDDRVNDPDGVARQIRQISGNALLPLILLTPINAERSQLADIPPPSRRIYKPIKLEAIQQSLNQLIRQEPSVPTQPVPRPAPAVTPKLGESYPTQILLADDNPINLQVGLNLLRRIGCSADTASDGQEVLNTLSQKRYDILLLDIQMPLMDGFAVAQRIRQQEREAKQAGNGEPKFPLVIIAITANVMRGDSERMMAVGMNDYLAKPVDSRAFDTTLTRWIRHVHMARSMVNTRGVQPRAEEALHSMPGTTANGACAHPNTLERGADREPPVNLTQFRKIAGTSEAEVRSLRELFLDRTSDLMRQLKQALADGNTGEAKRLAHKGSGSSGTCGMPPLAGLLRDTERLSEAGQLADARLAFESAQCEFEQVREFLQKVI